The Myxococcus guangdongensis genome has a window encoding:
- a CDS encoding host specificity protein J: MSPERGALRGAGGESGGKGGSGAQRTPTEAVDSLVSTAYARVLDVICEGEIEGLQGGLKGVYLDGVPVVNPNDSPNFRDVTAYDVPGTQGQEYIPGFSAAEAEFSVNVEVKEGSPAIRTVRDAEVDAVRVTVQVPQLTYQHPETGDLQPFTVRLAVDVQSNGGGWVEQDLQGAGVIRGKCTSPYERAYRIELYGSPPWDIRVRRTTPDANTVALQNRTLWKSYTTVLDEKLSFPNTALVALQVSAKQFGSVPARSYRIRGLKVRVPSNYNPQTRAYSGTWDGTFHVAWTDNPAWCLYDLLTTKRYGLGRYLDESQVDKWGLYTVARYCDELVPDGKGGQEPRFTCNLYLQTQADAYQVVSNLASVFRGLVYWASGAVYVAQDAPRDAEYLFTPANVVDGLFTYSGTSRRARHTVALVTWNDPANHYKAAVEYVADEDGLRDYGYNPTDVVALGCTSRGQAQRVGRWLLHTERLETETVVFRTGLEGALRNPGAVVKVADPTRAGRRWGGRVVEASDSRVELDSDVHLEAGHTYSLSVVLPDGKVEERPVAPLAPAPYRALTLAAPFSAAPVPQAVWVLAANDLVPTPWRVLSVAEVEPHVYEVTALAHHPGKYAAVEQGVQLHTLPTSALPSSSPPQGLALGEGLYKTTNGGLKVSLNARWTQHPGATAYVVRWRLSEGNWSSEERVETHYWELQDIPPGPYRVQVATVLGGGFVTSFAESAYTVLGKAAPPSDVAGFAYALNGNTATLRWVEIPDLDRDMYELRHGGGSWETASLIAKVRATSFEWALPFVGVSVVRLKAVDSSGNYSTHAASVSVVSTPTVPSFITMTVSDEPPP; this comes from the coding sequence ATGTCCCCTGAGAGGGGCGCGCTCCGCGGAGCGGGTGGCGAGTCGGGCGGGAAGGGCGGCTCGGGGGCGCAGCGCACGCCCACTGAGGCGGTGGACTCGCTGGTGTCCACCGCGTACGCGCGCGTGCTGGACGTCATCTGCGAGGGAGAAATCGAAGGGTTGCAGGGAGGGCTGAAGGGCGTCTACCTGGACGGCGTCCCGGTGGTGAACCCCAACGACTCCCCCAACTTCCGCGACGTCACCGCGTACGACGTGCCGGGGACGCAGGGGCAGGAGTACATCCCTGGCTTCAGCGCGGCCGAGGCGGAGTTCTCCGTCAACGTGGAGGTGAAGGAGGGCAGCCCCGCTATCCGCACGGTGCGGGACGCGGAGGTGGACGCGGTGCGCGTCACTGTGCAGGTGCCGCAGCTGACGTACCAGCACCCGGAGACGGGTGACTTGCAGCCCTTCACCGTCAGGCTCGCCGTCGACGTGCAGTCGAATGGCGGCGGTTGGGTGGAGCAGGACCTGCAGGGCGCGGGCGTCATCCGCGGGAAATGCACCAGCCCCTACGAGAGGGCGTACCGGATTGAGCTCTACGGCAGCCCGCCGTGGGACATCCGCGTGCGCCGCACGACGCCCGACGCGAACACAGTGGCCCTGCAGAACCGCACCCTCTGGAAGTCGTACACCACCGTGCTGGACGAGAAGCTGAGCTTCCCCAACACCGCGTTGGTGGCCCTCCAGGTGTCCGCGAAGCAATTCGGCAGCGTGCCGGCTCGCAGCTACCGTATTCGCGGCCTGAAGGTGCGGGTGCCCAGCAACTACAACCCGCAGACGCGCGCGTACTCGGGTACGTGGGACGGCACCTTCCACGTGGCGTGGACGGACAACCCGGCCTGGTGCCTCTACGACTTGCTGACGACGAAGCGCTACGGGCTGGGCCGCTACCTGGACGAGTCCCAGGTGGACAAGTGGGGCCTCTACACGGTGGCCCGGTACTGCGACGAGCTGGTGCCGGACGGGAAGGGTGGGCAGGAGCCGCGCTTCACGTGCAACCTCTACCTCCAGACGCAGGCGGACGCGTACCAGGTGGTGAGCAACCTGGCCTCCGTCTTCCGCGGCCTCGTCTACTGGGCCAGCGGCGCGGTGTACGTGGCCCAGGACGCGCCGCGCGACGCGGAGTACCTCTTCACCCCCGCCAACGTGGTGGACGGCCTCTTCACCTACTCGGGCACCTCGCGCCGTGCGCGCCACACCGTCGCCCTCGTAACGTGGAATGACCCGGCCAACCACTACAAGGCCGCGGTGGAGTACGTGGCGGACGAGGACGGGCTGCGCGACTACGGCTACAACCCCACGGACGTGGTGGCCCTGGGCTGCACCTCGCGCGGGCAGGCCCAGCGCGTGGGCCGCTGGCTGCTGCACACCGAGAGGCTGGAGACGGAGACGGTGGTGTTCCGCACCGGCCTGGAGGGCGCGCTGCGCAACCCCGGCGCGGTGGTGAAGGTGGCGGACCCGACGCGCGCGGGCCGGCGCTGGGGCGGCCGCGTGGTGGAGGCCTCGGACTCGCGCGTGGAGCTGGACTCGGACGTCCACCTCGAGGCGGGGCACACGTACTCCCTCTCCGTGGTGCTGCCGGACGGCAAGGTGGAGGAGCGCCCGGTGGCGCCGCTGGCCCCCGCGCCGTACCGCGCGCTGACGCTGGCGGCGCCGTTCTCCGCCGCGCCCGTGCCCCAGGCCGTCTGGGTGTTGGCCGCGAATGACTTGGTGCCCACCCCGTGGCGCGTGCTGTCCGTCGCCGAGGTGGAGCCGCACGTGTACGAGGTGACGGCCCTGGCGCACCACCCTGGGAAGTACGCCGCCGTCGAGCAGGGTGTGCAGCTGCACACCCTGCCCACCTCCGCGCTGCCCTCCTCATCGCCGCCGCAGGGACTGGCCCTGGGCGAGGGCCTCTACAAGACCACCAACGGCGGCCTGAAGGTGTCCCTCAACGCGCGGTGGACACAGCACCCGGGGGCCACCGCCTACGTGGTGCGCTGGCGGCTGTCCGAGGGCAACTGGAGCTCCGAGGAGCGGGTCGAGACGCACTACTGGGAGCTTCAGGACATCCCCCCGGGACCCTACCGGGTCCAGGTGGCCACGGTGCTGGGCGGCGGCTTCGTCACCTCCTTCGCGGAGTCGGCGTACACGGTGCTGGGCAAGGCGGCTCCGCCCTCGGACGTGGCGGGCTTCGCCTACGCTCTCAACGGCAACACGGCCACCCTCCGGTGGGTGGAAATCCCTGACTTGGACAGGGACATGTATGAGCTGCGCCACGGCGGCGGCAGCTGGGAGACGGCGTCCCTCATCGCCAAGGTGCGCGCCACCTCCTTCGAGTGGGCGCTGCCCTTCGTCGGCGTCAGCGTCGTGCGCCTCAAGGCGGTGGACTCCTCCGGCAACTACTCCACCCACGCGGCCAGCGTCTCCGTCGTGTCCACGCCCACGGTGCCGTCCTTCATCACCATGACGGTGTCGGACGAGCCGCCGCCCTGA